The following proteins are encoded in a genomic region of Ostrea edulis chromosome 7, xbOstEdul1.1, whole genome shotgun sequence:
- the LOC125655119 gene encoding toll-like receptor 4 has protein sequence MKWIVCYTLFFTILQVYNAVTTGESLCKVTHQRDECGNRGWLWNCSHLNYRRVPLDFNAMFKGETVSIDLSWNNFTLISTKTFAGIKTTLLRNVSALYLKNNGIKCIDRFSFRRLPRLCVLDLSFCNLKIHTPRKWAFFYLGELKILYIHGNEFYRHVSNYSYPENELSRLSSLTELHIDVFEGFRFRSKFKRLKHLSKVKFYPTSSIFYLDNNTFNGLSESPIYNLTMNFNHHVRCDVSEDILCSFPFLTRTTMSFGGLCDLNAVLKTLKCLQNRNIEEIIAVSNIPDFIRQLFILDENNCKYLLNICVKYIDLSANMIAGISVNLLKSTFGRCIEHLDISQNQIRYMEPSFAVDFLKNYPKLQYLNFNHNNVDIRDIISVSFLDHSIWKTNIPFTVSKVLKVILYSKNYIHRVPDVYQVQLTVVGEALKEFDLYGTSFPCSRIRQMDFPHLEVLNISNNDCTNISSEIFKHLTQLKILRASKMNSNFIAESSRGTIFDGLKNLELLDLQHNFIHHFPTILFKEQTKLNFLYLNYNFLSSIPNAVTHFRNLKELYIRSNKIKSLETSDFRILRSLKRVKIFIKGNILDCDCSHISMLRWMKNNQNLFADLNETNCIEKSSNFSELLQVRQFANFEKRCQTGVWLITSSLMLFFVTIGLVVRIVIKRYRVHVDYVILRLRNRWKGVVRSEESNTFQFDAFISYSEDDYQLVCTTMYQALTNLGFQISIPDKDFIPGVNEAEQLVQGIDHSRKVVFVITENFLDSGWNSYAVQMVVTHAFHNRRKRSIIVIIKDNIPIERMPKDLRYIWWCIISIRWPEVERIQPMDSFWEQIGAALRSP, from the exons ATGAAGTGGATCGTCTGCTACACATTGTTCTTTACGATTCTTCAAGTTTATA ATGCAGTTACAACAGGAGAAAGTCTTTGTAAAGTTACACATCAGAGAGATGAGTGTGGAAACCGGGGTTGGTTGTGGAATTGTAGTCACCTCAACTATCGAAGGGTTCCTCTTGATTTCAATGCAATGTTTAAAGGCGAAACAGTATCAATTGACCTTTCATGGAATAATTTTACTTTGATATCAACAAAAACATTTGCAGGCATCAAAACAACTTTATTAAGAAATGTATCAGCATTATATTTGAAGAACAATGGCATAAAATGTATAGATAGATTTTCGTTCAGGCGTCTTCCTAGGCTGTGCGTTCTCGACCTTTCGTTTTGCAACTTGAAAATACACACCCCACGAAAGTGGGCATTTTTTTATTTGGGTGAATTGAAAATTCTCTACATACATGGCAATGAATTTTATAGACACGTTTCTAATTATAGCTATCCCGAGAACGAACTATCACGACTATCGTCTTTAACAGAATTGCACATCGATGtgtttgaaggatttagattcAGAAGCAAATTCAAACGTTTAAAGCATTTAAGTAAAGTGAAATTTTACCCAACTTCATCCATTTTCTACTTAGACAACAACACGTTTAATGGATTATCGGAATCTCCCATCTACAATCTGACAATGAACTTTAATCATCACGTACGATGTGATGTCAGTGAAGATATACTGTGTTCATTTCCTTTTCTAACGAGAACTACGATGAGTTTTGGGGGCCTATGCGACTTGAATGCGGTACTAAAAACGTTAAAGTGCTTGCAAAATCGAAACATTGAAGAAATCATCGCAGTCTCAAATATTCCAGATTTTATTAGACAACTTTTCATATtagatgaaaataattgtaaatatctCTTGAACATCTGTGTCAAGTATATCGATCTTAGCGCTAACATGATTGCAGGCATATCTGTAAATTTACTTAAATCTACATTTGGAAGATGTATTGAACATTTGGACATTTCCCAAAATCAGATTAGGTATATGGAACCGTCGTTTGCGGTAGATTTCTTAAAAAATTATCCTAAACTCCAGTATCTCAATTTTAATCACAACAATGTGGACATTAGAGATATAATCAGCGTCTCATTTCTAGACCATTCGATTTGGAAGACAAATATTCCGTTCACTGTTTCAAAAGTATTGAAAGTAATACTATATTCCAAGAATTATATACACAGAGTACCTGATGTTTATCAGGTTCAATTGACCGTTGTAGGTGAAGCTTTAAAAGAGTTTGACCTGTATGGAACAAGTTTTCCTTGTAGTAGGATTAGGCAAATGGACTTTCCCCACTTAGAAGTTTTGAACATTTCCAACAATGACTGCACCAATATTTCGTCtgagatttttaaacatttaacacaattaaaaattttgcGAGCGTCAAAAATGAATTCCAATTTTATAGCCGAATCAAGCAGGGGGACTATATTCGACGGTCTCAAAAACTTAGAACTGTTAGATCTACAGCACAATTTCATTCATCATTTTCCAACTATTTTATTCAAAgaacaaacaaaattaaatttccttTACCTTAATTACAATTTCTTATCATCCATTCCAAATGCAGTGACACATTTTCGAAACCTCAAAGAATTATACATTCGAAGTAACAAAATCAAGTCATTGGAAACATCCGACTTTCGTATACTTCGAAGTCTTAAAAGAGTAAAAATTTTCATCAAAGGAAACATTTTAGATTGTGACTGCAGCCATATTTCTATGCTTCGTTGGATGAAGAATAACCAGAATCTCTTTGCGGATCTTAATGAAACCAATTGCATAGAAAAATCTTCGAATTTTTCTGAGCTCCTTCAAGTAAGACAATTTGCTAATTTTGAAAAGAGATGCCAAACTGGGGTGTGGTTGATTACTTCTTCCTTGATGTTGTTTTTTGTAACAATTGGACTGGTGGTTAGAATTGTTATAAAGAGATATCGTGTACATGTTGACTATGTCATTCTACGTCTGCGTAACAGATGGAAAGGTGTGGTACGTTCAGAGGAGAGTAACACCTTCCAGTTTGATGCTTTCATATCATACTCTGAAGATGATTACCAGTTGGTTTGCACAACAATGTATCAAGCGCTGACAAATTTAGGATTTCAAATTAGCATTCCCGATAAAGACTTCATTCCTGGAGTGAATGAAGCTGAGCAGCTGGTGCAAGGTATTGACCACAGTCGGAAAGTTGTCTTTGTCATCACAGAAAATTTCCTAGACAGTGGTTGGAATTCGTACGCCGTCCAGATGGTGGTGACCCATGCTTTTCATAACCGTCGAAAACGATCCATCATAGTGATTATCAAGGACAATATTCCAATAGAAAGAATGCCGAAAGACTTGCGATATATCTGGTGGTGTATAATCAGTATAAGATGGCCAGAGGTTGAACGGATACAGCCGATGGACAGTTTTTGGGAACAGATTGGGGCCGCCTTACGGTCAccgtaa